The sequence AAGCAGCACTCGTACCGTACCTGATGCAAACATCCATGCGAGACCGACTGTTTGTGGATATTGCACCATCCGAAGAGGATGCCGTGGATCAGCCGCAAACAACGGAAGACCCCTGGAACCATTGGACCATCGAGGTTTATGCCGACGGAAGCGCCGACTTTGAGTCCCAGCAGCGCTCCTTCGACACGCGCTACGGGGTGTACGTCAGCCGCGTGACTGAGGAGTGGAAGCTTCGGTTCCGTCCCTTCTTCAACTACAATTACGACCGGTTTGAGCGGGAAGAAGGAACGATCACGAACTCGGCCCGGCGTGACGGATTTACCAGCTATGCCGTTCGGAGCATCTCGCCACACTGGTCCGTTGGTGCTTACGGAGATGTACTTACATCAACCTTCTCCAACGTAGACTGGCGCTACCGTTTTATGGGCGCAGTGGAGTGGAGTCTTTTCCCTTACCGGGAGGCAAACCGGCGACAGCTCACGGTTGCTTATCGCCTGGGAGCCTCGCACATTACTTATAGAGACACAACCATTTACAACGAAATCGAAGAATTACTTCCACAGCATCTCCTCAATGCAGGCTACGAAGTGATACAGCCGTGGGGAGGGATCGAAGTCGGCATCAATGCCTCTCAGTATCTGCACGAACCCTCACGGCACAGTCTTCAGTTTGATGCAGAGTTCGATATTCGTATCACCAGAGGTCTTTCCGTGGAGATTGGCGGATTTCTCGAATTGATCCGAGATCAGATCAATCTTCCAAAAGGCAATGCAGACCTCGAAGATGTACTTCTCCGACGCACACAGCTTAAAACCAACTACGAGGCGGGATTCAGCTTCGGATTCCGCTACCGCTTCGGATCGGTGCTTAATAACGTGGTTAACCCGCGCTTTGGGGGCATCGGCAACCGGGATCGGTTCTGACACGAGGACGAGCTATTGGTTACTAAAGTTGTTTGTTTTGAAATTTTAGCCTTTTATTAACTTATAGTCTCCGCGCAGTTTAAACGCAGGGTCCTTACATCCCAACAGAAATAAATAACCTGAGGTAAATCCAATGAAGAAGACTACATGTTTATTAGCAATTCTGGCACTAACATCAGTAACCTTGTTTGCTCAGTCTGAAAAAAAGAGTGATGGCGATAAGTTTACCATTAAGAATACAGTCAGCACCTTCAACCTTGAGGAAGTGGATTCTACAGAGGTGGGGTATCAGTTTTGGTTTGTCGACAAGACATATCTGGATGGCCGGACGCTGAAAATGAGTGTGGTTGAACCTCAAAAAGCAACTCATGCTCCTCACTCTCATGAAGAAGATGAATTCTTTTTTGTGCTTGAAGGCACGGCTGAGTTTTACCTGGATGGGGAAACAACTGAAGCAGGTCCATATTCCAGTTTTTACTGTCCACCATACAGCAAACATGGAATCCGGAATGTTGGAGACACTGAATTGAAATATTTAGTTATTAAAAAATACCTGTCGGTAGATTGATCATCTAAATCATAAAGGAACTACTCGTGAAATACGTCATTATTGGAACTGGAAATATCAGCAATACTTATGTGAATGCAATTTCAGAATTGAAGGACTCTGAAATTGTAGCTTGTGTAAGCCGAAGCGGGAACCGTATTGCTGCAAATACTGACATTCCTGACTTCCCAAGCCTGGAATCGATATCGGCAGATTTTGATGCTGTAATCGTGACTACCCCAAACGGATTACATTGTAAAGGAATATTAGCTGCCGCCCGAAACGGAAAGCATGTGATCACAGAAAAGCCACTTGGCATTGACAGTGATGAAATGGAGGCAGCCATCACAGCTTGTGAGGAAAATAATCTGACACTGGCCGTAGCTTATCAGCGCCGAACCACACCGGACAATCAAACGGTAAAACAATTACTTGAACAGGGTGTTTTGGGAAAAGTATTTGCAGCCGATTTAACCGCAAAATTTTATCGGGATCAGGCTTACTATGACAGCGCAGACTATCGAGGAGGGTATAGCATTGACGGAGGCGGACCCTTTATGCAACAGGCTTGTCATAATATAGATATTTACGTTTGGTTCTTTGGCCTCCCTGCAAAAGTTGTGAGTATGATGGATACCTTTACCCACGACATGGAAGCTGAAGATCATGGTGCCGCTCTATTGAAATACGATAATGGAATGATTGGCACCATCATCGCCTCAACAGCAACAAAGCCGGGATTCGCAGCACGCCTGGAAGTCCATACTGAAAAAGGAAGTTTTATCATGGTTGATGATACCATAAGCGAATGGCATTTCGATGGCATTCCCAACCCGGGAAACACGGATTTCGAATACCAGCATGACGGGGCTACAAGTGCTTCCGTGAGTGATGTAAGCGCACATAAAGAGATCATTCTGGATTTTGAGGAAGCCGTGAAAAAGGGAGGGACTCCAATAGCAGATCCGGTAAGTGCCAAAGCAACCTCCGAATTGATTCTGGATATATATGGATCGGCAGTGAAGTAAGGCTTGCTTATAATTTCGTAAACAGTGCCTGTGTCTGACAAATATTCGCGAAATTAGCGTTAAGGATCAGGCCACCTGCATTTTCATTACTTCCACCTTCTCAAGAGAATTAGGAATTGGCAAAGTAGAATGGGAATCTCACAGATGAGTTTTAATTCATTACCAGCCAAAAGGCTATGCCGGTAAAACCGCAGGTTGTTAAAGTTACCCGCGCTCTTCAATCACTTTTTCATATGCTGCTTTTACTTTAATACCTGCCATTGCTTCATTTACGTTGAATAAGTGGTCACCGATTTTTTCCATTCGGTTCACGTAATCCAAAAAGATGAATCCGGCTTTATTACTGTAAGCTTTATTTTCTAACTGACTGTAATGGAATTCGAGGAGTTCATCACGGTAGGCATCAATATATCCTTCTACTTCAATTGCATCGTCAAGGTCTACAGTCCCGTAATCTTTTTTGAGATTATTGCGGACCAGCTGTATATCCTCAAGGATAAGGTTAAGCATTTCTTTAAGGCGAATAAGTACGGGTTCCTTAAAATCAGTTCCCTCAGATTGCATTTGCTCGAATGTTTTAGACATTTGATAGTAGATGTCGGCAACCCGCTCTAAATCATTTATGATGCTGTGCATCCCGCGAATGCGCCTTGTTGAACTTTCAGTGAGGTTAGTACTCGATATCTTAGTTAGATATTCGGCCACTTCCAGTTCAATGGTATCTGTGATATTCTCTCTTTCTTTAATCTTCTTTAAGAACTTGCTTTGCTTACCCTGTTTATTAAAAAGCAGTGCTTCGAAGCTGTAGTGAATTTTTTCGATAAGCTTACCGAATAGCTGAATTTCTTTATGAGCCTGTGATATTGAAAGTTCCGGTGAAGACATCATTCCTGAAGAAATATACTGAAGGCGGTAAGTGCTGTCGTCTCCTTTTTTCTCCTTTTGGTAACGTTCTATCAGGGTTACGATCCGTGGTACAAAGGCAACCAGAAAAAGCACATTCAATACGTTGAAAGTAGTATGGAAAAGGGAGAGGGCTAGTGTAGCGTTTGCCCTGCCCATCTCGTCTGTGGTGTTGAAAACTGATCCTGCTTCAGGCGAGAAATAACCCATCACACTGTCAATACCCATCAGGAAGGGTTGCATAAGCAACAACATCCATATCACCCCAAATACATTGAAAACGAAGTGAAAGCGAGCTGCTCTTTTTGCATAAACATTACCAACTACAGCAGCAATATTCGCAGTAACCGTAGTTCCGATATTCTCGCCTAAAACCATGGCTGCGGCAATTGGGAAATCAATCCAGCCTTGAAATAACATAACCAGCGTAATAGCTGTAGAGGCCGATGAAGATTGTGTTACAAGCGTGAGAAGAGTACCTGCAAAAACGAATATGATAATTGATAAAAAGCCGAATTCGGTAAACTGATCTACAAACATGAACATCTCAGGGTTGTTCTGAATGTTTGGTACAGCATTTTTAATGAAATCGAGTCCGATAAAAAGAATACCAAAGCCAATCATAGCTTCAGCAAGATTTCTTAACCGCTCCTTGCCGGCAAACATAAAGGGGAAGAAAATACCTATGAGCATTATCGCGATTGGAGTGATCTGCATCTTGAACCCAAAAATAGAGACCATCCATGCTGTAACTGTAGTACCGATATTAGCACCCATCACCACTCCGGTAGACTCTAGAAAAGTAAGAAGACCTGCGTTCACAAAACTCACCACCATTACGGTGGTTGTACTGGAAGATTGTGTGATTGTAGTAGCAGCAAAACCGGTAAAAACACCACGAAAGCGCGTGGTTGTCATACCTTTAAGAATACCACGAAGCCTATTTCCAGCTACTTTCTGAAGACCATCGCTGAACACCTTCATGCCATAAATAAAAATCCCAAGCGAACCTATCAGTTGGAAAAAGTCGAAGAAAGTGTAGGTCATAAGTGCAGGTTGATTCAGGCTTGGTTATTAAAAATGTCGGGTCGCCAATATACTGAGATGTAGCTTTCAAACTAAAAAGTAATTTGAGGACTTTGGGATTATGAAACTAAATATAAAAGACAGCAGTCCCATCTCTATTTCAAATACTGGAATCTTGACTGGTAGAGTAAGATCAAGTTTGTTTTTATCATTCAATAGTTCGAATATGATGATTGATACATAAAATCTTGATAACTATGAGATATGAAACTCTTTAATTACTTCTTCAAAAGCCTTTTTTTTATATCAATTATTGCAACTGGTTTTCTGAAA comes from Balneola sp. and encodes:
- a CDS encoding cupin, which codes for MKKTTCLLAILALTSVTLFAQSEKKSDGDKFTIKNTVSTFNLEEVDSTEVGYQFWFVDKTYLDGRTLKMSVVEPQKATHAPHSHEEDEFFFVLEGTAEFYLDGETTEAGPYSSFYCPPYSKHGIRNVGDTELKYLVIKKYLSVD
- a CDS encoding Na/Pi cotransporter; amino-acid sequence: MTYTFFDFFQLIGSLGIFIYGMKVFSDGLQKVAGNRLRGILKGMTTTRFRGVFTGFAATTITQSSSTTTVMVVSFVNAGLLTFLESTGVVMGANIGTTVTAWMVSIFGFKMQITPIAIMLIGIFFPFMFAGKERLRNLAEAMIGFGILFIGLDFIKNAVPNIQNNPEMFMFVDQFTEFGFLSIIIFVFAGTLLTLVTQSSSASTAITLVMLFQGWIDFPIAAAMVLGENIGTTVTANIAAVVGNVYAKRAARFHFVFNVFGVIWMLLLMQPFLMGIDSVMGYFSPEAGSVFNTTDEMGRANATLALSLFHTTFNVLNVLFLVAFVPRIVTLIERYQKEKKGDDSTYRLQYISSGMMSSPELSISQAHKEIQLFGKLIEKIHYSFEALLFNKQGKQSKFLKKIKERENITDTIELEVAEYLTKISSTNLTESSTRRIRGMHSIINDLERVADIYYQMSKTFEQMQSEGTDFKEPVLIRLKEMLNLILEDIQLVRNNLKKDYGTVDLDDAIEVEGYIDAYRDELLEFHYSQLENKAYSNKAGFIFLDYVNRMEKIGDHLFNVNEAMAGIKVKAAYEKVIEERG